One stretch of Miscanthus floridulus cultivar M001 chromosome 18, ASM1932011v1, whole genome shotgun sequence DNA includes these proteins:
- the LOC136520296 gene encoding uncharacterized protein: MDALFEQLSVLADMALDDRGFDPARLDGILAVFESEARASWAAAEAEHEAVARATETAAEVAEGHLDAVMMGAAVGWSGEADALSAATTAMEMAFNATSKVVDP, translated from the coding sequence ATGGACGCGCTCTTCGAGCAGCTCTCCGTGCTCGCCGACATGGCCCTGGACGACCGGGGCTTCGACCCGGCGAGACTGGACGGCATCCTGGCGGTCTTCGAGAGCGAGGCGCGCGCGTCGTGGGCGGCGGCTGAGGCAGAGCACGAGGCCGTGGCCCGCGCCACCGAGACGGCCGCGGAGGTCGCGGAGGGCCACCTCGACGCCGTGATGATGGGCGCGGCCGTGGGCTGGTCCGGGGAGGCCGACGCGCTGTCCGCGGCCACCACCGCGATGGAAATGGCCTTCAACGCGACGTCAAAGGTTGTAGATCCATGA